In a genomic window of Anomalospiza imberbis isolate Cuckoo-Finch-1a 21T00152 chromosome 5, ASM3175350v1, whole genome shotgun sequence:
- the IFRD1 gene encoding interferon-related developmental regulator 1: protein MPKPKKRGSNHQRGAGGQPRNVQPFSDEDASIETMSHCSGFSDPASFTEDGPEVDEEATQEDLEYKLKGFIDLTLDKSAKTRQAALESLKSAFSSKILYEFIMERRMTLTDSIERCIKKGKSDEQCAAAGLACLLCVQMGSGIESEEIFKTLGPVLKKIVCDGTASIQARQACATCLGICCFIVTDDITELYSTMECLENIFMKAYQRDRDTNGVSSNHNTVLHVSALLAWTLLLTICPMNEVKKKIEMHLHKLPSLLSCDDLSMRIAAGETLALLFELARETDADFFYEDMDLLTEKLRALATDGNKHRAKVDKRKQRSVFRDVLRAVEERDFPTEMVKFGPERMYIDCWVKKQTYETFKEVLGSGMQYHLQSNDFLRNVFELGPPVMLDAATLKTMKISRFERHLYNSAAFKARTKARSKCRDKRADVGEFF, encoded by the exons ATGCCCAAGCCTAAGAAGCGGGGGAGCAACCACCAGCGCGGAGCCG GTGGTCAGCCCAGAAACGTGCAGCCTTTTAGTGATGAAGATGCTTCAATTGAAACCATGAGCCACTGCAGTGGCTTCAGTGATCCTGCTAGCTTCACTGAGGATG GGCCTGAAGTTGACGAAGAAGCCACTCAAGAAGACTTAGAATACAAGTTGAAGGGATTTATTGATCTTACACTGGACAAGAG TGCAAAGACAAGACAAGCAGCCCTTGAAAGTctgaaaagtgcattttcttctaaaatactATATGAATTTATCATGGAAAGGAGAATGACTCTAACTGATAGCATTGAGCGCTGCATAAAGAAAG GTAAGAGTGATGAacagtgtgcagctgctggaCTGGCATGTCTTCTGTGTGTGCAGATGGGGTCAGGAATTGAAAGCGAGGAAATTTTTAAGACCCTTGGTCCAGTTCTGAAGAAGATTGTCTGTGATGGAACAGCCAGTATCCAAGCCAGACAGGCA TGTGCAACCTGCCTAGGGATTTGCTGTTTCATTGTGACTGATGACATTACG GAACTGTACTCTACTATGGAATGCCTGGAAAACATCTTCATGAAGGCCTATCAGCGGGATAGAGACACTAATGGAGTATCAAGTAACCATAATACTGTGCTTCATGTCAGTGCTCTCTTAGCATGGACACTATTGTTGACCATTTGTCCAATGAatgaagtgaaaaagaaaattgaaat GCACTTGCATAAACTTCCAAGCCTGCTGTCTTGTGATGATCTCAGCATGAGAATAGCTGCTGGAGAAACGCTAGCACTTCTGTTTGAACTGGCACGTGAAACAGATGCT GATTTCTTTTATGAAGATATGGACCTTCTAACAGAGAAACTAAGAGCTCTGGCTACTGATGGAAACAAGCACCGGGCCAAAGTGGATAAAAGAAAGCAGCGATCTGTCTTCAGAGACGTTCTGCGGGCTGTTGAG GAACGTGACTTTCCTACAGAGATGGTGAAGTTTGGACCTGAGCGCATGTATATTGACTGCTGGGTTAAAAAACAAACTTATGAGACATTCAAGGAGGTTCTGGGGTCAGGGATGCAATACCATTTGCAG TCAAATGACTTTCTTCGGAATGTGTTTGAGCTTGGTCCACCTGTAATGCTGGATGCTGCAACTCTTAAAACAATGAAGATATCCCGTTTTGAAAGG